The Prosthecobacter algae genome includes a region encoding these proteins:
- a CDS encoding MGMT family protein: MPKPKSIAGTRIRAEVIRLVGLIPAGKFTTYGSLAVHMNVAALHVASVMSRLTPEESQRLPWHRVLSADARISPNMEASLAATQRQRLEGEGMRVDAQGYLQDSDAHFHVVGLRRNIRWSDPASGG, translated from the coding sequence ATGCCGAAACCCAAATCCATCGCGGGCACCCGCATCCGGGCGGAGGTGATCCGGCTCGTCGGGCTCATCCCGGCGGGGAAGTTCACGACCTATGGCTCCCTGGCCGTGCACATGAATGTGGCGGCGCTGCACGTGGCCTCGGTCATGAGTCGGCTGACGCCCGAGGAGTCCCAGAGGCTGCCGTGGCACCGGGTGCTGAGCGCGGATGCACGCATCAGCCCGAACATGGAGGCCAGCCTGGCGGCCACGCAGCGGCAGCGGCTGGAGGGCGAGGGCATGCGGGTGGATGCGCAGGGCTACCTCCAGGATTCCGACGCGCATTTCCACGTCGTCGGCCTGCGGCGAAACATCCGCTGGAGCGATCCCGCGAGCGGGGGCTAG